A stretch of DNA from Sulfurovum sp. TSL6:
GCTCGAGAAGCACAAGAAAAAGCTGAATTAGCAAAAATAACAGCGGAAGCTAGAGCAACAGAAACAGCGTTAGCCAAAAAAGAAGCCGCTGCAAAAAAATATGAAAGTACTTCGACGCCTGCAGACATTGATCTTACTGCGGAAAGGAAAGCAGCAAAAGATGCAGCAGATAAGGAATACTGGGAAGCAGTGCAAGAGATGAATTCGGTTGAGAAAAAAGTGCAAAAAAAAGCGGAACTAGCAAAAACAGCATTAGAAGCTCAAACAAAGGCTGCAAAAAAATCTGAAAGTGCAGCGAAGAGTTTAGATATTGATCTTACTGCGGAAAAGAAAGCAGCAAAAGATGCAGCAGATAAGGCATACTGGGAAGCAGTACAAGAGATGAGAAAGACTGAGTAAGATTTTTTACACTTTCAACTCTTTTTCCTTATGTTTTTTATGTGCTTGTAAAGCTTTAATGATAGTCATAGAGATCAATATCTCAAAAATACTGGCTAAGATTAGCTGATAATATGTCAATAAGTCTAATAACTTTGTGTCATACCCAATGGTTGCAACCGCAACAAGCAGAGTCAATGGCATAGAGAGAGAAAGCGCTATAAGTAAAGCATCCTTCGAGCTACCACTAATCCCTCTTAATACAATCGCAGCAAATAATCTAGCAATAATCATTAATACTGTAATAAGCAGTGCTCCTGGAACAACTCCCTGCAGAGTAAGCGCCTTCAGGTCAAATGATGCTCCGACATGGATAAAGAATAGAGGCACCAAAAACCCAAAGCCTAGACTGGACATTTTTTTTTCAAGCTCTTTCTCATGATGGAAGAATGCAGATATCGCAATTCCCGCGATAAAGGCACCCAAGGCAAGCTCTAATTCTAATGACAACATGACTGCGATCATAATAAAAAATAGGGCCATAGATAGACGTATGTCCTGTGCAGAAGTGTCCAGTTTTGGCACCAAAGTGCTTTTGAGTTCAGGGTACCACCAAAAGAGCAGATTGAACATTCTATAGAGTATATAAATGACGAAGATAAACAGGAGCAAGTAACCGATCTTCAAAATAAGTTCTATAGGTGATCCTGTAGTAATGTAAGCATCAAAGACAGTCAGTGCTGCAATACTTAAGATCTCCCCCAGTACACCAGCGATAAAGGCTAAACGTATCCATGATTCTTCTTTTCCGTATACTTTAGATAAAGAAGCCAACAATCCTATGGATATAAGTGGCATAGAGATAATGACAATAGCATTCAGATCAAAAATAAAACCAAATATGATAGAAAAGACAACCATGAAGAATAAGAACAGTATAGATCTCTGTATCACTCTTTTAGGACTTTTTGTGATCTGTTTTAAATCGACTTCCATCCCAGCTAAAAACATGAGATAGAGAAATCCGACTTCTGCAATGAGGCTAAAGTATTGGTTGTGACCAACCAAACCAAGATAAGCAATAATAGACCCTAATATAATTTCCACAGGGGGGATAGGCAAACGTAAAAATTTGGCAACAAAAGGGCTCCCCCATATAAGCAGAGACAGGGTGAGTATCAGGACGATATTAGTGTGTATCACAGCTTGTTGCTACCTCGTAGCCAAGTCTATCGAGCATCGCCTTATCGCTGCTTGCTTCGATACCTTTGGTGGTCAAATAATTCCCTATAACCATAGCATTTGCACCAGATTCAAACATGAGATTTTCTTTTCCGTTAAACAGAAGTTCACGTCCGCCTGCCACCATAAGAAGTCTATCTTCTCCCAAAAGACTACGTGCCTTTTTGATGATATCTACAGCTTCATCCAGTTCTATGTTCCTTGTTTTGATAGGAAGTGCAGGGTTAGGATGATAAAAGTTAAGAGGCGTTGATTCTGGACTAAGAGATGCAATCGCGTTCAGAAGTGAGTCTCTGTCTTCTTTTGTCTCTCCCATTCCAAAAATCCCTCCAGAACATAGTGCTAAACCTACGGATTTTACATTTTCACAGGTCTCATAACGTTCACTCCAGGCATGTGTTGTACAAATATCTGCATAATAATTTTCAGAGGTTTCAAGGTTATGGTTATAGCTGTCAATACCATGCTGTTGCAGGTAGAGAAGCTGTTCTTTGTTGGCTGTACCATTACACGCGATAAGGTTGAGGTCTGTGACTTCAGCCTTGACTGCCTGTGCAGCACGTGCAACAAAATCAACTTTTTTATCATCGAGACCTTTGCCGGCAGTCACCAGACAGTACCCCAAAGCACCGTTGGCTTTTGCAGCTTTTGCTTCAGATACGATTTGTCCTATATCTTTGTAACTGTAACGTTCGATATCTGCATGATATCTCACACTTTGTGTACAGAATTTACAGTCCTCTTTGCAAGTACCGCTAAGAATGTTATTGATAGCACATAAAAATATTTGTTGTTTATGATTTGACATTATTTTGCCTCTTCTTTATGTTTACATTTAAAGCACTGATAGATATCACCGCTTTTGAGCGTTTTTTTACCCATAGTATAGCCACACTCCGGACAATTTTTATCTACAGGTTCAAAGTTGGCGATGAATTTACATTTCGGATAGTTCACACAACCAAAGAATTTACCTCTTTTCCCTTCTCTCTCTTGAAGCTTCCCTCCACATTCCGGACAGGGAACTGTGAGTTCTTTCGCAGGCTCAAGAGACTTTGCATTTTTACATTTTGGGTAAGCGGAACAGGCAAGGAATTTTCCTCTTTTCGAGTTTTTGATAACCATCATCGAACCACATTTTTCACACTTTTCGTCTGTCTCTTCAGGTCCCTCTACTTCTGTTCCATCCGTGTTTTTCGTGTATTTACATTTAGGGAAATTGCTACATGCGATAAATTCGCCATATCTCCCTTTACGCAAAAGAAGTTCAGAATCACATTTAGGACATTTTTCCCCTGTAGGGATGGCTACTTTAAGACTTTTTATATTTTTCTTACCCTCTTCTACCTTATGTAAAAAAGGGGTGTAGAATGCTTTGAGAACAGTTTGCCAGTCAGTGTTTCCTTCTGCTATTTCATCGAGCGTCTCTTCCATATTTGAAGTAAATCCGCTGTCTACGATCTCAGGGAAGTGTTTCTCAAGCATTTCTGTGACAGTAAAGGCTACTTCTGTGGGATGAATACGTTTTTTCTCTAACTCAATATACTTACGTGTTTGAAGTGTGGTCACAGTAGGTGCATAGGTACTTGGACGACCGATACCCAGTGACTCCAGCTTTTTGATGAGACTTGCTTCATTGTATCGTGCAGGAGGTTCTGTAAAATGTTGCTCTTGCTTGATGTTATCCAGACTTACTGCTTGACCTTTTTCGAGTTCCGGTAAAAGTTTGTCTTTATCGGTATATCCTGTGACTCTATAGAACCCATCAAAAAGAAGTTTTCTTCCGCTTGCTTTGAAGGTACATTTATCTCCCTTGAAGAGAAGTGTTTGTGATTCCATTTGTGCTTCTGTCATCTGACAGGCCAAGAAACGGTTGTAGATAAGTCTATAGAGTTTCAGCTCATCTACAGATAGATAGTCTGCAGCAGTCTTGCTGTCAAACTCGATCATAGTAGGGCGGATAGCCTCATGCGCTTCCTGCGCACCTTTTGATTTTGTTGCATAGTTTTTGGCTTTAGCCGGAAGATATTTGTCCCCGTAAGTGGTTTGGATGTATTCTCTTGCTGCTGTTACCGCTTCTTTTGCAAGATTCAGTGAGTCGGTTCTCATATAGGTAATGACACCCATGGTACCTTTGTCTGTTTTCACCCCTTCATAGAGCTTTTGTGCGACCATCATGGTTTTTTTAGGTGAAAATCCCAGTTGGGTAGAGGCTGTCTGCTGAAGGGTTGAAGTCATAAACGGTGGAGGTGTTTTGGTCTTTCTTTTCGTCTTTTCCAGTGACACTACAACAAAGGATTCACTTTTGGCCGAAGTAACGATCTCTGTGGCATCTGCTTCAGTTTTAACCGTCAGCTTCTCAATCTTGAGACCGTTATAATCATAGATAGAAGCTTCGATGTCTT
This window harbors:
- a CDS encoding cation:proton antiporter, giving the protein MIHTNIVLILTLSLLIWGSPFVAKFLRLPIPPVEIILGSIIAYLGLVGHNQYFSLIAEVGFLYLMFLAGMEVDLKQITKSPKRVIQRSILFLFFMVVFSIIFGFIFDLNAIVIISMPLISIGLLASLSKVYGKEESWIRLAFIAGVLGEILSIAALTVFDAYITTGSPIELILKIGYLLLFIFVIYILYRMFNLLFWWYPELKSTLVPKLDTSAQDIRLSMALFFIMIAVMLSLELELALGAFIAGIAISAFFHHEKELEKKMSSLGFGFLVPLFFIHVGASFDLKALTLQGVVPGALLITVLMIIARLFAAIVLRGISGSSKDALLIALSLSMPLTLLVAVATIGYDTKLLDLLTYYQLILASIFEILISMTIIKALQAHKKHKEKELKV
- the topA gene encoding type I DNA topoisomerase; this translates as MKNLIIVESPAKARTITSFLNKDYKVIASKGHIRDLPKSTFGITVDDENGDLIPKYSIPRDANPTVKELKKLSKEAETVFIATDEDREGEAIGYHIAKAIGKEPTELPRIVFHEITKNAIQHALETPRKVDMDSVDAQQTRRLLDRIVGYKLSPLLASKIQKGLSAGRVQSSTLKLVVDREREIKAFVPEEYWTIDALFEKDIEASIYDYNGLKIEKLTVKTEADATEIVTSAKSESFVVVSLEKTKRKTKTPPPFMTSTLQQTASTQLGFSPKKTMMVAQKLYEGVKTDKGTMGVITYMRTDSLNLAKEAVTAAREYIQTTYGDKYLPAKAKNYATKSKGAQEAHEAIRPTMIEFDSKTAADYLSVDELKLYRLIYNRFLACQMTEAQMESQTLLFKGDKCTFKASGRKLLFDGFYRVTGYTDKDKLLPELEKGQAVSLDNIKQEQHFTEPPARYNEASLIKKLESLGIGRPSTYAPTVTTLQTRKYIELEKKRIHPTEVAFTVTEMLEKHFPEIVDSGFTSNMEETLDEIAEGNTDWQTVLKAFYTPFLHKVEEGKKNIKSLKVAIPTGEKCPKCDSELLLRKGRYGEFIACSNFPKCKYTKNTDGTEVEGPEETDEKCEKCGSMMVIKNSKRGKFLACSAYPKCKNAKSLEPAKELTVPCPECGGKLQEREGKRGKFFGCVNYPKCKFIANFEPVDKNCPECGYTMGKKTLKSGDIYQCFKCKHKEEAK
- a CDS encoding biotin synthase → MSNHKQQIFLCAINNILSGTCKEDCKFCTQSVRYHADIERYSYKDIGQIVSEAKAAKANGALGYCLVTAGKGLDDKKVDFVARAAQAVKAEVTDLNLIACNGTANKEQLLYLQQHGIDSYNHNLETSENYYADICTTHAWSERYETCENVKSVGLALCSGGIFGMGETKEDRDSLLNAIASLSPESTPLNFYHPNPALPIKTRNIELDEAVDIIKKARSLLGEDRLLMVAGGRELLFNGKENLMFESGANAMVIGNYLTTKGIEASSDKAMLDRLGYEVATSCDTH